TTCTAACAAACAACCAACACTCAAAACTCGGACAAAACTCGATATAGCAAATAATTGAAATACTAAGGTGATAAAACTAGAACTAGATCATCTCAATTGGCAGCATACAGGAACAGACATCACACTAACTGAACAAGCAAGGGGTTCAAGAAATCAGCGAGGGAAGAGGTGAGATAATGGAGTACAGAACATAAATTTGGCTTCTGGAGCTTGGTGTTGCAGCAGTCTAAGACGTGGCTTTGAAgatggagaagaacaggaacatGTAGATGCAAGAGACGATCAGCAGCGGGTGTTGACAGAGTTCAGCAGCAAGCTGTCATTGGGGAAGAGCAGCGTCGTCATTGGAGAGGAGGTAGAAAGTTTAAATTGTGCTGCAAAAAGGCTCTAAATACTAAATGAATAAATGTTCTATCAATTATCTACAAGGAAAGAAAACATGTACGAGAAGAAATAATCATTCTCAGGTGGTTAGTCAAAATATACATGAAAGACACCTTCTATTCTGTTCTCAGGTGGTTAGGGATAGCAATATATGGACAAGGATGCCGCCAAACACACCAAGCATGATTTATTGAACATGTGCCCATATGGTTACCCACAGAAGAGTTGACACATGATAACAATATATGGAAAAATAAAGCATTGTGTACCTTCCTGCTTACAAGGAGCAATCCCTCCCCATGGTCATCCTTCCATAGTTACTTGACCTCCAAAAAGATAGATCCATAGTTACTTGACCTCCAAAAAGACAGATCTGAGAACACAAATTACATTAGTGATCCATAATCCACCATATTATATAGAAGCATAATTTCTAACTCATTCTGCAGGGCCATACATCTTTCCCTACATAAGGGAACATGTTTTTTCAACAAACTACCCATACTGGGAGGTCAAATGAAACTGAATGCGACTTACCAACACGCTTTTGGTCTGAATAAATGATCATGAGCCACTGCAGAAACATAGCGAATTTATCACAAGTACTTTAAGATTACTCAATCAACATCGTTTAAGTACAAAATGAAATTGCTAACTAAAAAGGCAAAATGTACGACTGTACACAGATTTGAAACTAATTTTCAATCGTAAATAGCATTTTTTTTCAACATACAGAAGTTCTTTGCATGGACATAAAATGCACAAAGTTACATATTCAGAATTAAGAATGAAATAGATTTTTTTGTAGCTGTGCAGCACATCTAAACTATTTGACACAACAGCCAGATTGGGTAGGGAAGATGAGAAAGAGGGCCTGGACAGGCAGGGAGTCACCTCTGCACAGGGAGGGAGGCGGATCTGGAAATCGCCGGccagggaggcggatctggacgtcgccggcgagTTGGGGTGGCGCTCGACGGAGAGGGGGGTGGCGCTCGACGGCGATGTGGGCGGCGCTCGACGGCTAGGGGGGGCGGCCGATCGGAACTGGACGGTCGGGACGGGGGAGGTGGCGGCGCTGGACGGGGGAGTGGGAGGAGTATCTCGATGGGGAAAACTGGATCGGGTTCTAGGTATTTTGACCAAGCCCTCCAGTATTTTGACCAAGCCCTCCTGTTGAGAGCGCAAGTCGCGCGAAATACACCCCGGGAACGAAATTTCAGCGCGCTTTTCACTCTCCAAACGAAAATATCACGCGCCTCAGAAGCGAAAATATCTCCGGGTCCCGCGTAGGTATCTTCCTGACGGTCACATATACGTTCCTGAAGGTGTGCAAAGTGATTCGCGACGTGGATAGTGTCCCGACGCGAACGTGCAACTGCGTTCCTGAAGGTTATTGCATGCCGAGAGCGTCAGGAACGTAACGATCTTTCCCCTCGGTTGACCATCCACGTCAGGAACACGTACACATTCCTGAAGGAGGTATCGCGCCCGTCACGAAAAAGTCCTGTTTGGGGTAGTGTCATGCATGCCTTCCAGTGAATATAAACAAAGTCGGTTTGCCTTTGTTTCTAAAATTGGGCAAACTTCCGATTACACGCACACGTCCGGTCATGCCTTGCACCAGGTATTCTTGTTTTTTCTTGGGGTTGTACTAGGTATTCAGGTATACATAAGCACGCGAGCTTGCCGCCGGCCGAGATACCCGAATATGTATACATAATATTTGGCAAAGCTTGTCACGTGCATGCCAAACTATTTTTTCTTTTGAACGTGCATGCATAAGATGTGTACACATGATAATAAGCCAATTATTATTACACGTGGGTAGGAGTACTTGGTACCTATGATCTGCACTTAAAATTCGTCCAATATTAAAGAAAATTATGTGAGACCTTCAAAATAACAATAATAAAaaaatttaattaataaaactcATCGAGACGAATGTCCCCTCGTCGAGTTGAGCTTGAGTGTGAAGAAAATCGAGCTTGACTCGACGAATATTTTTTATTCGGCACATTGTTCATATGCAGTTTGGAGAGCAAACTCAGAGATGATATCTTCGTGACGACGTGCGCGTCGTTTTGAAGATGATTGGTTAATAATTATGTGATTTAGTGTAGGCATGTCCATCCACACTTTCTCTAGGGAGCTCGTTGGATCGAATAACATGCATGCTGCCAGCAAACAAAGCAACACTATCATGACTTCGTTCCATGGCGAAACATCATATGCCTTTTCCTGAAATCGGAAACAAAAATTTTACCAATCTCGTCGCGACCGTCTAGCTGCTACAATGCCAGCCGACTTGATTGGAGGGTTTTACAGATTCACGCTGGCCGCACTGGCGCGTTGCACTGCTCCAGTGATCTCCTTGTGTTGATGTAGGCAAGGCATCGGTAGACCGTCAATAGCTCCCCTTTATTGAATGAATCGCCACGCCTTTCACGGCGAGGCAATTTTGATGGTATGCCGGAATGCCATCGGCCTTATGGATGATTTGTGGGGTTGATGTTGCCCCCATGCTTCATTGTTGTTGGAGATGGGTGCCGGAGTGATATCGGCGCCACCTTTACAAGTGCACAGATGCCGGCTTCAAGCGCCCATCATGCGTGTCGGTGTAGACGATTGGTCaccgggacggcggcggcggcgtcatGGACCCAAATTGCGATGGTCTGAGAAGAAGCGTGAAGATAAGAGGATAAGGGGGCTTCAAATTAGAGAAGATGAGAAGCGAAGTTGGAGTTGGAGGAATGCATGATCCGTCTCGAGGAGACCAAGGCGAGGGTAAGCATCATTGTCGAGGAGAACTATGTGGTGATGGTGGATCTAACTACAATGGATCCTCTACAGAAAGAGTGGTGGGAGATGAGATGGGCGGAGATCATGCACGAAAGAAGTTTAGCAGCAGCTACTGATGTTGCTTCAGCTGCAGCTATTGCCGCTGCTGCAACAGCTACTGGTCATGGTGGTCGTGCTCCGGCAACCGGTGGCGATGGTATCGTCTATGGCTCCGGTATTGCTTATTCAGTTGGGTGGATGATGGGATTTCTATCGAAATCTTTTGGAAGTTTGAATAAGTACTTTGTCTGGCCGCAGCTTCTAAAATATTTTGAATTTGCAATGTTTCAATTAGCTTTCGAATTAGTTGATGCATTCATCCTTTTCCCTAAAAAGCTTACAAACAACTGGAAATCTATTTTGTGATACCTGAAAAGCGTCGGCGCAGACCAGATCCCGCATTGCGGTACAACTATGCGGGATCTGGTCTGCGCCGACGCCTTTCAACGGCAGAAACAGCTTTGTGGTTTACCACTCGGGAGTAGGTTCCGCGAAATGCGCTATCTGCTAGAGTTGCTTTTACCTCCACCGTGTTTCCTAAACCTAATACTACTACAAGTATCTAAGCAATTGTATTAAATATACATAGAGAAACTACGACAAAGGGGATTATATATTACGCCAACAATTTCTTGTTGTAAAACTTTCTCGGTAAACTACCAAGTATATTTTGTGATGTTTTTTAGTTGAATTGGAACAATTGGATTTATTTCAATTTGGACTGAAATCTAGTAACAAACAATTTGAGTTCTATGGCAACATTAGCCAAATTTTATTTTTTGATCaacgtttaaaaaaaaaattAAACAAGTAAAAATGAATATTTTGGGCGAAATTGCTTGCCCGGTCTGCGAACGACAGTTCCTTGCCATCCAAATCTCGTGCCCTGTAGCGCTGCCATGTATGATCGTCCAGTAGTCGGGCACAATATTAGCGTGTgtatagcagcagcagcactcATGGAAATCTCACCTTGGGGAGACACGCCACCGATGCCCAGTGCAATCACACCGCCGGCGCCTGCCACCTACAGCCGTAATATCCCACTGTAGCTTTCATCTGCGGCTTGCGCTTCCTGCTAAGAACAATGAACCAGAAGGGCTCGGCGAAGCCCACGCCCTGTGCCTAGCTAGGACCATCCACAAGGCAATCAACGGGAGCAAGACGAGGAAGCAGAGGCACATCTTCTCCGGCCCCGGCATTCCACCGCTTGTATGGGCAGCTTCTTCCCCAACACCGGTCGCCGCGCTCAGCCGCCAGGTTCTCCTTCCTTGGTAAGCGCCGCCGCAATCCCTCTCTCCCACGCGAGACATGTTTCCTGCAGTAGTTCTCGCTGGACTTGTCTTAGTCGGCGTTATTAGAAGGTGATTTGACCCACCGGAGGGCCGCTTACCAGACGTCGCTATCGCTGTCGCCTGCCGGCAGTCACATGCAGGCAGGTCGCGACCTGGCGGCAGGACGGCCAAAGCTGCGTCGTGCGCGTAGAATAGATGAACAGATGGTGCCCTGTACGCTTTTGTTTTTATTTCTGGGAGATGTTTACCTGTAAAGCTTAGCTTAGTTAGTTTTGTTCGGTTTGTGCAAACGCCAACAAAATAATGCAGTCAGCCACGTTGTCTGCTAAACTTGGAATTAAATTTGTCACCCCAACTCCATGTCATCCGAATATGTTAGTAAAAAATGTCCACGCCAAGCAAGTCTACTAGCTACTAGAATTTGTAGGTGTGGTATACAGAGTTCAGTTCCTCTCATAGGCAGAGAAAAAGGGAAGAAAAGTTGTCTTTTCCAAAATCTAAGTACGAGTACAATTTACTTTGGTTCGACCAATGTAAGGTACAATTTACTTTGGACTTAGTAAGCAAAAGGGCCCGTACGTTGcaatgaaaaaaaaaatcataatccCCAATGGTCATGACCACATTTTGCTGAATCACCGAGATACACTATCACTCTCAATTTCGTGAaatcatgaacaatttttgaaatcatgaacattttcttaaactCGTAAACATATGTGAAGTtgttaacatttttcaaattcatgaatccTTTCACAAATTTtcgaacattttctaaaatcaggaaatttttgaattcatgaacaattTATTAAATTTGCATTTTTCTAAATTATGAATATTTTTAGAAACAACTTTCTTGAATCGGCAAACAGTTCTAGAATCGACAAACATTTTTTTGGAAATTGGTGGAACAATATTTCACAAACATTTTTAAATGCATAATCTTTTTTTTGAATCAGCAAACAATTTATGAATGATTAACTATTTTGTATGTCATGAACAGTTCTTTTTATTATTCGGATATTTTCCATTCATCAATTATTTTTGAATTGGCCAAATTTTGTTCAATTTCATTAACATTGTTTAATACATGAACTGTTTTTAAATGATGTTTTGTTTTGATTTCCCGAAtatttgtttcaaaatttcgaacattttttgaataagCGAACTTTTTTACACAATCACGAATTGAATCCTTAAacattttatttaaaaaaaaattagaaCTTTTTTGTAGTCCCAGATTATTTAAAGTAGAAAAAAATAAAACgaaaaaaaaaagtaaaaaacgAAATTTATAAGACAGGCCGCCTTGGTATGGGCCGGCCCAAACAGGCACGCTCCGTCTTCTCCCAGCGGTGCCTACTGCATGGGCCAGCCCAGTTGAGGGATTCCCCTATATAAAACATTTTTTTATCACTTATAGGTGGCATTGGTGGGTAATATTTTGCAATTTTGGGTGTAATTTCTGTGACGTTCGAACAGAATAGGTGCTGGGATATTTTTTTGGGGTGGGGGTTTAAAAGAAAACAGGCCATCTTGGTTACTACCTACCAAACTAATGATCACTTTTGCATATTGCAGTTTGCCATGGGTTTCTTTGCAAGTCTTGTAGTGTTCATGCTGCTGATAGCCCCTTCCAGGTAATGCCCGCCACCAAACATTTAATATTTTTTTTCtttacatacatacatacatataacGAATGAAATATTTCTCGTGTTCCCTAATTAATTTCCTTTGCATGCAGACAACAAGAGTGGGTCAGCCAGCGTATGCAAGAACATTCGAACTGAAAACAACCAATTACATTGAGGTGCCTATTTGGTTGGACCAAACGGCAGACCTCATAAGAGCATCACAAATAGTTTTTCACCCGGTATTACCGCCACAACAACTTCACCTGCCGCCAAATCCATGGATCTTCCAGCTTCTAAGGGGCCTTCGACTACCTGATGGAAGTGGTCATGAAGCCATCGCGATGGCTATACGGCCGGACAACAGGTATTGGCTCGGCTATTTCACCTTTCGCACTGGTCGCTGGCATGCGTTTGCGGGAGCGGAGGGATTCTTCAAGAACCCAATTCCACTGGGTTTCGACAGTAGCTACAGTACTCTGGTAGGAGGATGGAAGAATCTGCAGTACGTGCCATTAGGGAAAACTGCGGCAGAGCAGGCGGTTTCAGCGCTCTTTTGGTCTAACGTCGGAACCAAGAGAACAAAGAAAGCTCTTAAGAAGTCAGCAGCAGGACTGCTCGTAATGTTTCTCGAGGGTCATCGGTTTTTTCCCATCAGGAACTTCGTGGAGCAACACTGGAATTCAGGCCATTCAGCATTCCTTTCTGAAAAACTAGCCCGGTTGGTGGTCAACTGGTCTGACATTAGCTGCTCAATATCATATTGGGCTGTCACCGGCGATTGGGCATCCGGAGACGACGCACAATACCTCATTGGATTGGACATCGGGGTGAGC
This sequence is a window from Aegilops tauschii subsp. strangulata cultivar AL8/78 chromosome 7, Aet v6.0, whole genome shotgun sequence. Protein-coding genes within it:
- the LOC141026354 gene encoding ribosome-inactivating protein 3-like, which codes for MIRLEETKARVSIIVEENYVVMVDLTTMDPLQKEWWEMRWAEIMHERSLAAATDVASAAAIAAAATATGHGGRAPATGGDGIVYGSVCHGFLCKSCSVHAADSPFQTTRVGQPAYARTFELKTTNYIEVPIWLDQTADLIRASQIVFHPVLPPQQLHLPPNPWIFQLLRGLRLPDGSGHEAIAMAIRPDNRYWLGYFTFRTGRWHAFAGAEGFFKNPIPLGFDSSYSTLVGGWKNLQYVPLGKTAAEQAVSALFWSNVGTKRTKKALKKSAAGLLVMFLEGHRFFPIRNFVEQHWNSGHSAFLSEKLARLVVNWSDISCSISYWAVTGDWASGDDAQYLIGLDIGVSTVGEALSTIYPILQAKHCRKYP